Below is a window of Haloterrigena alkaliphila DNA.
TTTCTTGATCAGGCGGGCGTCCTCCTCCGCGAAGTGCCGGTAGAGGCCGCGCAGGTGCTCGCGGTCGTCGGCGTCGATCTCGAGGGGCGTCGCCTCGAGGTCGGCGAGCGCGAGCAGGTACTCGACTTCGACGCGAACCCGCGCTCGCATGAGCGCGGCCTCGCTGGCGTAGGGCGACAACGGTGCGGTCCGGCTGCTGTAGCGGCCGTCCAGCGGCGAGACGGCGTACAGGGCGTCGGTGTCGGTCATGGTAGCCCGTCCGCAACGACGGCGAAAAAGCGTATCGAAACCGCGACCCGCGCGAGGCCACGAGCGTGCATATCTCGAGGGGGTGTGGGGAGAATACTGCCGTAATAATACACGAACGTGCATACGCGAGGGATCGAGACCGCAACCACTTTGCCGCTCGCGGGCGGCCATCAGACCATGACGCGAATCGCCGGGATGGCCGGCAACCGAGGGCGCAACCTGTTGAACATCGCCGACCGCGCGCCGGGCGGGGCCGAACTCGCGGTCGTCCTCACGAACGGCGAGGAAGCGCCGGTGCTCGAGTCGGCCGCCGAGCGCGGGATTCCGACCGAGGTCGTCCCGCTCGAGGACGGGATGAGCCGCCGGGAGCACGAGGAGGCCGTCCTCGAGGCCCTCGCCGACTACGAGTTCGATCTGGTCTGTCTGGACGGCTACATGCGCATCCTCTCGGAGACGTTCCTCGCCGAGGCGCCGACGACGCTGAACGTCCACCCCGCGCTGCTCCCGTCGTTCCCCGGCATGGACGCCTGGGGCGACGCGCTCGAGGCCGGCGTCTCGGTTACCGGCTGTACGGTCCACGTCGTCACCGACGCGACCGACGAAAACGGCGACGTCGTCGAAGCGGACGTCGACGCCGGTCCGATCGTCACCCAGGAGCCGATCCCGGTCTACGAGGGCGACGACGAGGAGACGCTGAAGGAGCGCGTGCTCTACGAGGGCGAGTTCCGCGCGTACCCACGGGCGGTGAAGTGGTTCGCCGAGGGTGCGGTGGACGTGGATACGGACTCGGGTGAAGTCACTGTCGAGAACGACGTGGCCGGCGTCGAGGACGCCGATCACGATGAGCTTCCGAGCCGTCGACTGGTCTCTGACGACCGCGCCGACACCCTTCGCTACGGGGAAAACCCCCATCAGGACGCCGCGGTGTACGCCGATTACACCACCGACGAGGCCAGCGTCGTCCACGCCGACCAGCTGAACGAGGGCGCGAAGGCCCTCTCGTACAACAACTACAACGACGCCGACGGCGCGCTGAACCTGATCAAGGAGTTCGACGACCCCGCCGCCGCGGTCATCAAGCACACCAACCCGGCGGGCTGTGCGACCGCCGATTCGCTCGACGAGGCCTACGAGAAGGCGCTCTCGACGGACCCGATGAGCGCCTTCGGCGGCATCGTCGCGCTCAACCGTGAGTGCGACGCCGCGACCGCCGAGCAGATCATCGACTCGTTCAAGGAGGTCGTCGTCGCGCCCGTCTACACCGACGAGGCGCTCGAGACCTTCTTCGAGAAGGATAATCTGCGCGTGCTCGACGTGGGCGAACTGGGCGACCAGCGGACCGAGCGCTTTACCGAGAAGCCGCTGGTCGGCGGCCGCCTCGTGCAGGAACGGGATCTGCAGTCGATCACGGTCGACGACCTCGAGGTCGTCACCGAGCGCGAGCCCACGGACGACGAACTCGAGACGATGGTCTTTGCGTGGCAGACGCTCAAACACGTCAAATCGAACGGGATCCTCTTCGCGGACGGCACCGAGACGGTCGGCATCGGCATGGGACAGGTCTCCCGCGTCGACGCGGTGCGACTGGCCGCGATGAAGGCCGACGAGCACGCGGAGGGGAAGAACGCCGAGGGCGCGGTCATGGCCTCGGACGCCTTCTTCCCGTTCCCGGACGGCATCGAGGAGGCCGCGAAGGCCGGCATCGAGGCGGTCGTCCAGCCCGGCGGCTCGGTCAACGACGAGGACGTGATCGAGGCCGCCGACGAGCACGGAATGGCGATGGCGTTTACGGGCCAGCGGTCGTTTAGACACGATTAGAACCGCGAGCGAACGTAGTGAGCGAGCGGCTTTTTGGTCCAGATTTTTGCGCGAGAGGTGAACGAACGCAGTGAGTGAACCCAAGCGCAAAAAGGTGGATGCCGCGATGGCGTTTACGGGCCAGCGGTCGTTCCGTCACGATTAGCAACCGCGAGAAGGCGAACGGTCGGCTACTCGTAAGCGAACGGAGTGAGAGTTTTTTCGTCGAGACGTTTCGAAGCGTAGCGTACGTATCGGAAATATCACCACCAGTTGCCCCGAACCGATTCGAGGCGTACGAGTGCTCGCGGTCCGGCGGATCGTTCGAGTGCAGCCGGGGCTTTTTTCCGTCGCTCGTCGTCCGTCGGCCATGGATCGACGACAGTTCCTCGCGGCCTCGAGCATCGGAATCGCGGCGGCGACGGCGGGCTGTATCGGAGACGGACGCAGTGACACCGGCGCCGAAAAACAAACCGATGTCGACGCACAGGCCGAAGCGTCCGCCGGCGAGCGTGAGCGTGCAAACCGCGGCGAAATCACGGTCAGCGCCAGCGGCGACGTCGAGGCGGAGCCGGATCAGGCGGTCGTCACCGTCGGCGTACAGGCGAGCGGCGAGAGCGCCGACGCCGTGACCGAGGAACTGGCCACGGGGGTCGCAGCCCTTCGGAAAGCGTTCGCCGACCTCGGTATCCCACGGAAGAACGTCGAGGAAGGCAGGTACCGGGTTCATCCGGCACGGGAGCGGGACGCCGAGGGGTTCGAGGGAGCGCACTCGCTCGAGGTGACAGTCACCGACGTCGGGCGCGTCGGCGAGGTCGTCGACGCGGCGATCGATGCCGGCGCCGACGACGTCGGACAGGTGCGCTTCACGCTGCAGGAAGAGACGCGAGCGACGCTGCGGAGAGACGCGCTCGACGCCGCACTGGCCACCGCCGACGACGAGGCGGCTCACGTCGCCGACAACCGGAACGTCGAACTCGAGGGGACGACGACCGTCACGACCGGCGATATACGGGTTCGACCGGTCGAAGAGGCTCTCTCGAGCGATAACGCGGCGGCGGACGGGGCGCCGCCGACGGAAATCGAGGCCGATCCCGTCGGCGCGAGCGCGAGCGTGACGGTCACGTACGCGTTCGCCGAGTGACGGCTGTCGCTCGAGCGGTATCCCTCACAGTGGTTTCGGCCGGCCTAAAATCGAACGACTTTTGAATAGTTAGGCGAGCCTAAACCGTATGAACGGACCACGGCAGTTCGACCGGACGCGACGCGAGTTCGTCGGCGCGGGGATCGCAGCCGGAACGGCGGCGCTCGCGGGCTGTATCTCGGGCGACGGCACCGGCGGCTCCGGTGACGAGGACGGTTACACCGTGACGATGGCGCCGATGGGGGAGATGGAGTTCGACTCCGTCCCCGAGGACGCGTTCGTCACCTTCACGCAGTACGCGGACATGGCGGTCGCGCTCGGCCACGGCGACGCGGTGAGCACGCTGTTCTCGCCGGCGATGTCCGGGCCGACGATGGACG
It encodes the following:
- the purH gene encoding bifunctional phosphoribosylaminoimidazolecarboxamide formyltransferase/IMP cyclohydrolase — protein: MTRIAGMAGNRGRNLLNIADRAPGGAELAVVLTNGEEAPVLESAAERGIPTEVVPLEDGMSRREHEEAVLEALADYEFDLVCLDGYMRILSETFLAEAPTTLNVHPALLPSFPGMDAWGDALEAGVSVTGCTVHVVTDATDENGDVVEADVDAGPIVTQEPIPVYEGDDEETLKERVLYEGEFRAYPRAVKWFAEGAVDVDTDSGEVTVENDVAGVEDADHDELPSRRLVSDDRADTLRYGENPHQDAAVYADYTTDEASVVHADQLNEGAKALSYNNYNDADGALNLIKEFDDPAAAVIKHTNPAGCATADSLDEAYEKALSTDPMSAFGGIVALNRECDAATAEQIIDSFKEVVVAPVYTDEALETFFEKDNLRVLDVGELGDQRTERFTEKPLVGGRLVQERDLQSITVDDLEVVTEREPTDDELETMVFAWQTLKHVKSNGILFADGTETVGIGMGQVSRVDAVRLAAMKADEHAEGKNAEGAVMASDAFFPFPDGIEEAAKAGIEAVVQPGGSVNDEDVIEAADEHGMAMAFTGQRSFRHD
- a CDS encoding SIMPL domain-containing protein, with product MDRRQFLAASSIGIAAATAGCIGDGRSDTGAEKQTDVDAQAEASAGERERANRGEITVSASGDVEAEPDQAVVTVGVQASGESADAVTEELATGVAALRKAFADLGIPRKNVEEGRYRVHPARERDAEGFEGAHSLEVTVTDVGRVGEVVDAAIDAGADDVGQVRFTLQEETRATLRRDALDAALATADDEAAHVADNRNVELEGTTTVTTGDIRVRPVEEALSSDNAAADGAPPTEIEADPVGASASVTVTYAFAE